One Magnetospirillum sp. 15-1 DNA window includes the following coding sequences:
- the lepA gene encoding translation elongation factor 4 — protein sequence MTKLTHIRNFSIVAHIDHGKSTLADRLIQACGAIEAREMKEQMLDSMDIERERGITIKAQTVRLEYKAKDGKTYQLNLMDTPGHVDFAYEVSRSLAACEGSLLVVDASQGVEAQTLANVYHALDAGHEVVPVLNKIDLPAAEPERVKQQIEDVIGLDTSDAVMISAKTGIGIGDVLEALVNRLPCPEGDADAPLQALLVDSWYDPYLGVIILVRIKNGVLKKGQKIRMMATEAAYQVDSCGYFTPKLVQTTELRPGEMGFFTAAIKAVADTKVGDTVTDDRKPAETPLPGFKPSVPVVWCGLFPIDAADYEDLRDSLAKLRLNDASFQYEPETSAALGFGFRCGFLGLLHLEIIQERLEREFNLDLITTAPSVVYRVHKTNGEMEELHNPADMPDPARIDHMEEPWIKATIMVPDEYLGPVLTLCTERRGQQIDLTYAGSRAMAVYKLPLNEVVFDFYDRLKSISRGYASFDYEVDSYAQSDLVKVSILVNAEPVDALSFVVHRANAESRGRGICTRLKELIPRQMFQIAIQAAIGGRIVARESISALRKDVTAKCYGGDATRKRKLLEKQKEGKKRMRQFGKVEIPQSAFLAALKMGDS from the coding sequence ATGACCAAGCTCACCCATATCCGCAATTTCTCCATCGTCGCCCATATCGACCACGGCAAATCCACCCTGGCCGATCGCCTGATCCAGGCCTGCGGCGCCATCGAGGCGCGCGAGATGAAGGAGCAGATGCTCGATTCCATGGATATCGAGCGCGAGCGCGGCATCACCATCAAGGCCCAGACCGTGCGGCTGGAATACAAGGCCAAGGACGGCAAGACCTACCAGTTGAACCTGATGGACACCCCCGGCCACGTGGACTTCGCCTACGAGGTCTCCCGCTCGCTGGCCGCCTGCGAGGGCTCGCTGCTGGTGGTCGACGCCTCGCAAGGAGTCGAGGCCCAGACCCTGGCCAACGTCTATCACGCCCTGGATGCCGGCCATGAAGTGGTGCCGGTCCTCAACAAGATCGACCTGCCGGCGGCCGAGCCCGAGCGCGTCAAGCAGCAGATCGAGGACGTCATCGGCCTGGATACCTCGGACGCGGTGATGATCTCGGCCAAGACCGGCATCGGCATCGGCGACGTGCTGGAAGCCCTGGTCAACCGCCTGCCCTGCCCCGAAGGCGATGCCGACGCGCCGCTGCAGGCTTTGCTGGTGGATTCCTGGTACGACCCCTATCTCGGCGTCATCATCCTGGTGCGCATCAAGAACGGCGTCCTGAAGAAGGGCCAGAAGATCCGCATGATGGCCACCGAAGCCGCCTATCAGGTGGATTCCTGCGGCTATTTCACGCCCAAGCTGGTGCAGACCACCGAGTTGCGCCCCGGCGAGATGGGCTTCTTCACCGCCGCCATCAAGGCGGTGGCCGACACCAAGGTGGGCGACACCGTCACCGACGACAGGAAGCCCGCCGAGACCCCGCTGCCCGGTTTCAAGCCCAGTGTGCCGGTGGTGTGGTGCGGCCTGTTCCCCATCGACGCCGCCGATTACGAGGATTTGCGCGACAGCCTCGCCAAGCTGCGCCTCAACGACGCCAGCTTCCAGTACGAGCCCGAGACCTCGGCGGCGCTCGGCTTCGGCTTCCGCTGCGGCTTCCTCGGCCTTTTGCACCTGGAGATCATCCAGGAGCGGCTCGAGCGCGAGTTCAACCTCGACCTGATCACCACCGCGCCGTCCGTGGTCTATCGCGTCCACAAGACCAACGGCGAGATGGAAGAACTGCACAATCCCGCCGACATGCCCGATCCGGCCCGCATCGACCACATGGAAGAGCCGTGGATCAAGGCCACCATCATGGTCCCCGACGAATACCTGGGGCCCGTGCTGACGCTCTGCACCGAGCGGCGCGGCCAGCAGATCGACCTGACCTATGCGGGTTCGCGCGCCATGGCGGTCTACAAGCTGCCGCTCAACGAGGTGGTGTTCGACTTCTACGACCGCCTGAAATCCATCAGCCGGGGCTATGCCAGCTTCGACTACGAAGTGGACAGCTACGCCCAGTCCGATCTGGTCAAGGTCTCCATCCTGGTCAATGCCGAGCCGGTGGATGCGCTCTCCTTCGTGGTCCACCGCGCCAACGCCGAGAGCCGGGGCCGGGGCATCTGCACCCGCCTCAAGGAACTGATTCCGCGCCAGATGTTCCAGATCGCCATCCAGGCCGCCATCGGCGGGCGCATCGTGGCGCGCGAAAGCATCAGCGCCTTGCGCAAGGACGTGACCGCCAAATGCTATGGCGGCGACGCCACCCGCAAGCGCAAGCTGCTGGAGAAGCAGAAGGAAGGCAAAAAGCGCATGCGCCAGTTCGGCAAGGTGGAGATTCCGCAATCCGCCTTCCTGGCCGCCCTCAAGATGGGTGATTCGTAG
- a CDS encoding DUF58 domain-containing protein: MIGATGSGRQGSGGQAELRAEELASRFPPLLVEAERVAQSVAQGTHGRRRAGSGDAFWQYRRAQPGDGAGAIDWRRSARSDHLYVRETEWAASQTVWLWLDGSPSMHWRSDTGLPTKHSRARLLILALAALALKGGERVAPLAGTAPPCWGNGALSRLADALERAADAPPAPPDRLPRHATLVLAGDFLDPLPQIQARMEALAGLGAGGHLLQVLDPAEETLPYAGRLRFQGLEGEGELETGRAEDLRDDYRRRLTAQRDGLAAMARGLGWSFATHRTDRPAAACLLALAQKVGGQAP; encoded by the coding sequence ATGATCGGCGCGACGGGTTCAGGACGACAGGGGAGTGGCGGACAGGCCGAGCTGCGGGCCGAGGAGCTGGCCTCGCGCTTTCCGCCGTTGCTGGTCGAGGCCGAGCGCGTGGCGCAATCGGTCGCCCAGGGAACCCACGGCCGCCGCCGGGCCGGCTCGGGCGATGCCTTCTGGCAGTACCGCCGGGCCCAGCCGGGCGACGGGGCCGGAGCCATCGACTGGCGCCGCTCGGCCCGCTCCGACCATCTTTATGTGCGCGAGACCGAATGGGCGGCGTCGCAGACCGTCTGGCTGTGGCTGGACGGCTCGCCCTCCATGCACTGGCGCTCCGACACCGGCCTGCCCACCAAGCACTCCCGCGCCCGTCTGCTGATCCTCGCCCTGGCCGCCTTGGCTCTCAAGGGCGGCGAACGGGTGGCGCCGCTGGCCGGCACCGCGCCGCCCTGCTGGGGCAACGGGGCGCTGTCCCGGCTGGCCGACGCCCTGGAACGCGCCGCCGACGCGCCGCCCGCCCCGCCGGATCGCCTGCCCCGCCACGCCACCCTGGTCCTGGCCGGCGACTTCCTCGATCCCCTGCCCCAGATTCAGGCCCGCATGGAAGCACTGGCCGGACTGGGGGCCGGCGGCCATCTTCTGCAGGTGCTGGACCCCGCCGAGGAAACCCTGCCCTATGCCGGCCGCCTGCGCTTCCAGGGCCTGGAGGGCGAAGGGGAGCTGGAGACCGGCCGGGCCGAGGACCTGCGCGACGACTACCGGCGGCGGCTGACCGCCCAGCGCGACGGGCTGGCCGCCATGGCGCGGGGGCTGGGATGGAGTTTCGCCACCCACCGCACCGATCGCCCGGCCGCCGCCTGTCTGCTGGCCTTGGCCCAGAAAGTGGGGGGGCAGGCCCCATGA
- a CDS encoding DUF4159 domain-containing protein has translation MDRLCLAGLRGLSARLAERSTAELAEPMLVDPERDPVLFFPLLYWRITATQPQPSEQAVEKLNAYMAKGGVILFDTGDEGQAGAGPDTAELERLRRLVAGLTLPPLAPMGPDHVLTRSFYLLKSVPGRWDGATLWVSQGAEAGNDGVSPVVLGGNDWMAAWAVDERGRPLHAVVPGGERQREMAYRFGVNLVMYALTGNYKADQVHLPAIMDRLKR, from the coding sequence ATGGACCGCCTGTGCCTCGCCGGCCTGCGCGGGCTGTCGGCGCGACTGGCCGAGCGCTCCACCGCCGAACTGGCCGAGCCCATGCTGGTGGACCCCGAGCGCGACCCGGTGCTGTTCTTTCCCCTGCTCTATTGGCGGATCACCGCAACCCAGCCGCAACCCTCCGAGCAGGCGGTGGAAAAGCTCAACGCCTACATGGCCAAGGGCGGCGTGATCCTGTTCGACACCGGCGACGAGGGACAGGCCGGCGCCGGTCCCGATACCGCCGAGCTGGAGCGTCTGCGCCGCCTGGTGGCCGGGCTGACCCTGCCGCCCCTGGCCCCCATGGGACCGGACCACGTGCTGACCCGCTCGTTCTACCTGCTGAAAAGCGTGCCGGGGCGCTGGGACGGCGCCACCCTGTGGGTCAGCCAGGGGGCCGAAGCCGGCAATGACGGCGTCTCGCCGGTGGTGCTGGGCGGCAACGACTGGATGGCCGCCTGGGCGGTGGACGAGCGCGGACGCCCCCTCCACGCCGTGGTGCCGGGGGGCGAGCGCCAGCGCGAGATGGCCTACCGCTTCGGCGTCAATCTGGTGATGTATGCGCTGACCGGCAATTACAAGGCCGATCAGGTCCACCTGCCGGCCATCATGGACAGGCTGAAGCGATGA
- a CDS encoding M23 family metallopeptidase, with translation MTEQRLKPTAGKRLKALRRAASWAIPEWQVFVRRPNGTAEHFTFTRKRQMVLLGIVAGVTVWAGIVSALLTRQPDEIAAKERQLDEMMAATRAAQYRLASSQKMVADIAREVDMVHSNIVVLAETNAALAKDQPPKKVAAPAKRTKSGAEPAWNEDGQPAGEEARAVREQVRRLEGSLERLRVAYSQAVQNTDAAAQSRISDTERLLARLGLDASRLFERRERDAGGRGGPFIPLNTVASDTGLSGLVDRLDRWSGIKAVMQKMPLGEPLHEGYDINSSFGTRNDPLNRRTGVHEGVDMGAPFGTPIYATGDGVVDFAGPWEGYGLIVEINHGNGVTTRYAHMSRIKVKEGQKVSRSTVVGLLGNTGRSTGPHLHYEVRVADVAKDPLKFIAAGENAPKAW, from the coding sequence GTGACCGAGCAGCGACTGAAACCGACAGCCGGAAAGCGGCTCAAGGCGTTGCGTCGGGCCGCGTCCTGGGCGATTCCCGAGTGGCAGGTCTTCGTCCGCCGCCCCAACGGCACCGCCGAGCACTTCACCTTCACCCGCAAGCGGCAGATGGTCCTGTTGGGCATCGTGGCCGGCGTCACCGTATGGGCCGGCATCGTCTCGGCCCTGCTGACCCGCCAGCCCGACGAGATCGCCGCCAAGGAACGTCAGCTGGACGAGATGATGGCCGCCACCCGCGCCGCCCAGTACCGTCTGGCGTCGTCTCAGAAGATGGTGGCCGATATCGCCCGCGAGGTGGATATGGTCCACTCCAACATCGTGGTGCTGGCCGAGACCAACGCCGCCCTGGCCAAGGACCAGCCGCCCAAGAAGGTGGCCGCGCCGGCCAAGCGGACCAAGAGCGGCGCCGAGCCCGCCTGGAACGAGGACGGCCAGCCCGCCGGAGAGGAAGCCCGCGCGGTGCGCGAGCAGGTCCGCCGCCTGGAGGGCTCGCTGGAACGCCTGCGCGTCGCCTATTCCCAGGCGGTGCAGAATACCGACGCCGCCGCCCAGTCGCGCATCTCGGATACCGAGCGGCTGCTGGCCCGCCTGGGCCTGGACGCGTCCCGCCTGTTCGAGCGCCGCGAGCGCGATGCCGGCGGACGCGGCGGTCCGTTCATTCCGCTCAACACGGTGGCGAGCGATACCGGCCTGTCGGGTCTGGTGGACCGTCTGGACCGCTGGAGCGGCATCAAGGCGGTGATGCAGAAGATGCCGCTGGGCGAGCCGCTGCACGAGGGATACGACATCAATTCCAGCTTCGGCACCCGCAACGACCCGCTCAACCGCCGTACCGGCGTGCACGAGGGCGTCGATATGGGCGCGCCGTTCGGCACCCCCATCTACGCCACCGGCGACGGCGTGGTGGATTTCGCCGGCCCGTGGGAAGGCTACGGCCTGATCGTGGAGATCAACCACGGCAACGGCGTCACCACCCGCTACGCCCACATGTCGCGCATCAAGGTCAAGGAAGGCCAGAAGGTGAGCCGCTCGACGGTGGTCGGCCTGTTGGGCAACACCGGACGCTCCACCGGCCCCCATCTGCATTACGAGGTTCGCGTCGCCGACGTGGCCAAGGATCCCCTTAAATTCATCGCGGCAGGTGAAAATGCTCCCAAAGCTTGGTAG
- a CDS encoding polymer-forming cytoskeletal protein, protein MSGASHAARNGSNGLPLSVIGADVRIVGNIFTQGEMQIDGQVEGDITCHRLLVGEGARITGEVTAETVQVHGELNGKINAGSVMIAKSAKVTGDVIQDSLEIEAGASMEGRLVRKSGAVKALEHAKGNGAAEPAQVAPPAKADLNQEAAGTA, encoded by the coding sequence GTGTCCGGTGCCAGTCACGCGGCCCGCAACGGCAGCAACGGCCTGCCCCTGTCGGTGATCGGCGCCGACGTGCGCATCGTCGGCAATATCTTCACCCAGGGCGAGATGCAGATCGACGGTCAGGTGGAAGGCGACATCACCTGCCACCGCCTGCTGGTGGGCGAGGGCGCCCGCATCACCGGCGAGGTTACCGCCGAGACGGTGCAGGTGCACGGCGAGCTGAACGGCAAGATCAATGCCGGATCGGTGATGATCGCCAAGTCGGCCAAGGTCACCGGCGACGTGATCCAGGACAGCCTGGAGATCGAGGCCGGCGCCTCCATGGAAGGCCGTCTGGTGCGCAAGTCCGGTGCCGTCAAGGCGCTGGAGCACGCCAAGGGCAACGGCGCCGCGGAGCCGGCCCAGGTCGCCCCGCCGGCCAAGGCCGATCTCAACCAGGAAGCCGCCGGAACGGCATGA
- a CDS encoding magnesium transporter CorA family protein — translation MITTYHATASGVVTGGADGVARDALWIDLLDPSAEEAALVEARTGLTLPTRDRQQEIEVSSRLSRHGDALIMTVPVLTGASGLDPRNSAVTFILSAGLLVTLRQATPHAIAAFAATLASAPPANGGDVLLGLLEAIVDRIADVLQDLGAGLDNISHRIFHQPSGAHHRRHRAGSREMEALLRTIGRTGDLSGKARETLLGLKRTTAFLPHGDGALGLENATERMRAIDQDLHSLAEYTDFLGNKINFLLDATLGLIGIQQNQVIKLFTIMSVLFLPPTLVASWYGMNFKIIPELQWEWGYAYAIILAVASAVVPYIFFRRKGWV, via the coding sequence ATGATCACCACCTATCATGCCACGGCCAGTGGCGTGGTCACGGGTGGCGCCGACGGCGTGGCCCGCGATGCCCTGTGGATCGATCTCCTCGACCCCTCGGCCGAGGAAGCCGCCCTGGTCGAGGCCCGCACCGGCCTCACCCTGCCCACCCGCGACCGCCAGCAGGAAATCGAGGTGTCGTCGCGCCTGTCGCGCCACGGCGACGCCCTGATAATGACCGTACCGGTGCTGACCGGCGCTTCGGGCCTCGATCCGCGCAACAGCGCCGTGACCTTCATCCTGAGCGCCGGCCTGCTGGTGACGCTGCGCCAGGCCACGCCCCACGCCATCGCCGCCTTCGCGGCGACCTTGGCCTCGGCCCCCCCGGCCAACGGCGGCGACGTGCTGCTGGGCCTGCTGGAAGCCATCGTCGACCGCATCGCCGACGTGCTGCAGGATTTGGGAGCCGGGCTGGACAACATCTCGCACCGTATCTTCCACCAGCCCAGCGGTGCCCATCACCGCCGCCACCGCGCCGGCTCGCGCGAGATGGAGGCGTTGCTGCGCACCATCGGCCGCACCGGAGACCTTTCGGGCAAGGCGCGGGAAACCCTGCTGGGCCTGAAGCGCACCACCGCCTTCCTGCCCCACGGCGACGGCGCCCTGGGCCTGGAAAACGCCACCGAGCGGATGCGGGCCATCGATCAGGACCTGCACTCCCTGGCCGAATACACCGACTTCCTGGGCAACAAGATCAACTTCCTGCTGGATGCCACCCTGGGCCTGATCGGCATCCAGCAGAATCAGGTGATCAAGCTGTTCACCATCATGTCGGTGCTGTTCCTGCCGCCCACCCTGGTGGCGAGCTGGTACGGCATGAACTTCAAGATCATCCCCGAGCTGCAATGGGAATGGGGCTATGCCTACGCCATCATCCTGGCGGTGGCGTCGGCGGTGGTCCCCTACATCTTCTTCCGCCGCAAGGGCTGGGTTTAG
- a CDS encoding ligand-binding protein SH3, translated as MLIDGFPSDGVVTVNRVVLRPGYTVDDLEERVALLCENVKTWHSETGFVGGFVCLNSGMISNEGSTVGQAVSSPLAGREALIITFWKSFAEHEQSHRSSTFQPLFRDVLDLCENGNEEIAYTMLWQGKAYGPEQAGLARAAKGG; from the coding sequence ATGCTGATCGATGGATTCCCGTCCGACGGGGTGGTGACGGTCAACCGGGTGGTGCTGCGCCCCGGCTATACGGTGGACGACCTGGAGGAGCGGGTGGCGTTGCTGTGCGAGAACGTCAAGACCTGGCACTCGGAAACCGGTTTCGTCGGCGGCTTCGTCTGCCTGAATTCGGGCATGATCTCCAACGAGGGCTCGACGGTGGGCCAGGCGGTGTCGTCGCCGCTGGCCGGGCGGGAAGCCCTGATCATCACCTTCTGGAAAAGCTTCGCCGAGCACGAGCAATCCCACCGCTCCTCCACCTTCCAGCCGCTGTTCCGGGACGTGCTGGACCTGTGCGAGAACGGCAACGAGGAAATCGCCTACACCATGCTGTGGCAGGGCAAGGCCTATGGGCCGGAACAGGCCGGGCTGGCCCGGGCGGCCAAGGGCGGGTGA
- a CDS encoding tetratricopeptide repeat protein, which yields MAVDTPLPQAQQAFAAAAQAWRDGKMEAAEQGFAAAALLEPGWASAHANLGAVLRRLGKPEAAVVSYRRALAVGAEDAATLSNMGNALRDLGQLEEAEAAQRRAVALVPDNRGYRYNLALLLRDRRRHDEARAMLAELAAAEPDNAEYQWDLALADLYLGDYQKGFAGYEWRTKLARNPARELPGPRWTGDDPAGRTVLLLSEQGFGDALQFVRYVPLLAGRGAKVVLECLPEQSDLFAGLGGLVALVPKGAALPAHDCWAPLASLPHLMGTRFDAIPAAIPYLTAPPRPNLRIVPTPGEKLAVGLVWAGKTTPRDRSWPLEELLPLLGDPHVTVYSLQLGPRAEDLKRTGLERLVRDAGPVLKSFADTAHVISHLDLVITIDTSVAHLAGALGRPVWVLLRYVSDWRWQDEPLTSPWYPTMRLFRQPDPSDFKTPVAAMAAALASLIDERH from the coding sequence ATGGCGGTGGATACACCCTTGCCACAGGCGCAACAGGCCTTTGCCGCCGCCGCCCAGGCGTGGCGCGACGGAAAGATGGAGGCGGCCGAACAGGGCTTCGCCGCCGCCGCCCTGCTGGAGCCCGGCTGGGCCTCGGCTCACGCCAACCTGGGCGCCGTGCTGCGCCGCCTGGGCAAGCCCGAGGCGGCGGTGGTCAGCTATCGCCGCGCCCTGGCGGTGGGGGCGGAGGACGCCGCCACCCTGTCCAACATGGGCAACGCGCTGCGCGACCTGGGGCAATTGGAAGAGGCCGAGGCCGCCCAGCGCCGGGCCGTCGCCCTGGTCCCCGACAACCGGGGCTACCGTTACAATCTGGCCCTGCTGCTGCGCGACCGGCGCCGGCACGACGAAGCCCGCGCCATGCTGGCCGAACTGGCGGCGGCCGAGCCCGACAATGCCGAGTACCAGTGGGACCTCGCCCTGGCCGATCTCTATCTCGGCGATTACCAGAAGGGCTTCGCCGGCTACGAGTGGCGAACCAAACTGGCCCGCAATCCGGCCCGCGAACTGCCGGGGCCGCGCTGGACCGGCGACGACCCGGCCGGCCGCACCGTGCTGCTGCTGTCGGAGCAGGGCTTCGGCGACGCACTGCAATTCGTCCGTTACGTCCCGCTGCTGGCCGGGCGCGGCGCCAAGGTGGTGCTGGAGTGCCTGCCCGAGCAGAGCGACCTGTTCGCCGGCCTCGGCGGGCTGGTGGCGCTGGTGCCCAAGGGGGCCGCCCTGCCCGCCCATGACTGCTGGGCGCCCCTGGCCAGCCTGCCCCACCTGATGGGCACCCGCTTCGACGCCATCCCGGCCGCAATCCCCTACCTGACCGCGCCGCCGCGGCCCAATCTGCGCATCGTGCCGACACCGGGCGAGAAGCTGGCGGTGGGGCTGGTCTGGGCGGGCAAGACCACGCCGCGCGATCGCTCTTGGCCGCTGGAGGAACTGCTGCCGCTGCTGGGCGATCCCCACGTCACCGTCTACTCGCTGCAACTGGGGCCGCGCGCCGAGGACCTGAAGCGCACCGGACTCGAACGGCTGGTGCGCGATGCCGGCCCGGTGCTTAAATCCTTCGCCGACACCGCCCATGTGATCAGCCATCTGGACCTGGTGATCACCATCGATACCTCGGTGGCCCATCTTGCCGGAGCCCTGGGCCGCCCGGTCTGGGTGCTGCTGCGCTATGTTTCCGATTGGCGTTGGCAGGACGAACCGCTAACGTCACCCTGGTACCCGACCATGCGGCTGTTCCGGCAGCCGGACCCGTCGGACTTCAAGACCCCGGTGGCCGCCATGGCCGCCGCACTCGCCTCTCTCATCGACGAAAGACACTGA
- a CDS encoding peptidylprolyl isomerase, translating to MRIAKDTVVTLSYRVSDADGNIVDEGSEPIIYLHGGYGGLFPRLEESLEGKEAGHELCIKLQPEDAFGEYDAELVSIEEASLFPENVQVGMQFERVMDGNQDETMLFSVTDIADGKVVVDGNHPLAGMALVFDCTVADIRAASAEEMEHGHPHTPGHHHH from the coding sequence ATGCGCATCGCCAAGGACACCGTCGTCACGCTCAGCTACCGCGTCAGCGACGCCGACGGCAACATCGTCGACGAGGGGTCCGAGCCCATCATCTACCTGCACGGCGGCTACGGCGGCCTGTTCCCCCGGCTGGAGGAATCCCTGGAGGGCAAGGAAGCCGGCCACGAGCTGTGCATCAAGCTGCAGCCCGAGGATGCCTTCGGCGAATACGACGCCGAACTGGTCAGCATCGAGGAGGCCTCGCTGTTCCCCGAGAACGTCCAGGTCGGCATGCAGTTCGAGCGCGTCATGGACGGCAACCAGGACGAGACCATGCTGTTCTCGGTCACCGACATCGCCGACGGCAAGGTGGTGGTGGACGGCAACCATCCCCTGGCCGGCATGGCGCTGGTGTTCGACTGCACGGTGGCCGACATCCGCGCCGCCTCGGCCGAGGAGATGGAGCACGGCCACCCGCACACCCCCGGCCATCACCACCACTGA
- the dapD gene encoding 2,3,4,5-tetrahydropyridine-2,6-dicarboxylate N-succinyltransferase, which yields MSFAALEKTIDAAWEARDGINLQTKGEVRDAVEAVLEALDCGKLRVATKGADGKWAVNQWLKKAVLLSFRLTDNQIIGNGPGDSVWFDKVPSKFAGWDDARFRDAGFRAVPNAVVRRSAFIAPGVVLMPSFVNLGAYVDSGTMVDTWATVGSCAQIGKNVHISGGAGIGGVLEPLQAGPVIIEDNCFIGARAEVAEGVIVETGAVLSMGVYIGASTKIVDRATGEVFMGRVPAYSVVVSGTMPGKPFPDGTPGPGLYCAVIVKRVDERTRSKVGINELLRD from the coding sequence ATGAGCTTCGCCGCCCTTGAAAAGACCATCGACGCCGCCTGGGAGGCCCGTGACGGCATCAACCTCCAGACCAAGGGCGAAGTGCGCGACGCCGTCGAGGCGGTGCTGGAAGCCCTGGATTGCGGCAAGCTGCGCGTCGCGACCAAGGGCGCCGACGGCAAGTGGGCCGTGAACCAGTGGCTGAAGAAGGCGGTGCTGCTGTCCTTCCGCCTCACCGACAACCAGATCATCGGCAACGGCCCCGGCGATTCCGTGTGGTTCGACAAGGTGCCGTCCAAGTTCGCCGGCTGGGACGATGCCCGCTTCCGCGATGCCGGCTTCCGCGCCGTGCCCAACGCCGTGGTGCGCCGCTCGGCCTTCATCGCGCCGGGCGTGGTGCTGATGCCCAGCTTCGTCAATCTCGGCGCCTATGTGGATTCCGGCACCATGGTCGACACCTGGGCCACCGTCGGCTCCTGCGCCCAGATCGGCAAGAACGTGCACATCTCGGGTGGCGCCGGCATCGGCGGCGTGCTCGAGCCGCTGCAGGCCGGCCCGGTGATCATCGAGGACAACTGCTTCATCGGCGCCCGCGCCGAGGTGGCCGAGGGTGTCATCGTCGAAACCGGCGCGGTGCTGTCCATGGGTGTCTATATCGGCGCCTCCACCAAGATCGTCGACCGCGCCACCGGCGAGGTGTTCATGGGCCGCGTGCCGGCCTATTCCGTGGTGGTGTCGGGCACCATGCCGGGCAAGCCCTTCCCTGACGGCACCCCCGGCCCCGGCCTCTACTGCGCCGTCATCGTCAAGCGCGTGGACGAGCGCACCCGCTCCAAGGTCGGCATCAACGAGCTGCTGCGCGACTGA
- the dapE gene encoding succinyl-diaminopimelate desuccinylase yields the protein MDLSEPVQLAQALIRCPSVTPEDAGALDVLAEALEGLGFTCHHLRSATGGPEIRNLYARLGSESPNICFAGHTDVVPPGKGWTAEPFGGAVDQGRLFGRGAADMKGAIACFVAAVARLKAEGGLRGSLSLLITGDEEGPAVDGTVKVLDWLVARGERVDCCIVGEPTNPRKLGDMMKIGRRGSLNCRLTVFGTQGHSAYPHLADNPIPRLLDILRRLTEAPLDEGTPHFQASTLALTTVDVGNPATNVIPAEARAGFNIRFNDLHSGASLEKWIRDTVAQAGGEVEVKVEVSGESFLTPPGPLSEALAQAAFEVTGLVPELSTSGGTSDARFIKNHCPVVEFGLVGQTMHKSDEHVAVADMEALTEIYRRVLICLAAAS from the coding sequence ATGGACCTGTCCGAGCCCGTCCAACTGGCCCAGGCCCTGATCCGCTGCCCCAGCGTCACGCCGGAAGATGCCGGGGCGCTGGACGTGCTGGCCGAAGCCCTGGAAGGCCTGGGCTTCACCTGCCATCACCTCCGTTCGGCGACCGGCGGGCCGGAAATCAGGAACCTCTATGCCCGCTTAGGGAGCGAGAGCCCCAATATCTGCTTCGCCGGCCACACCGACGTGGTGCCGCCCGGCAAGGGCTGGACGGCCGAGCCGTTCGGCGGCGCGGTGGACCAGGGCCGGCTGTTCGGGCGCGGCGCCGCCGACATGAAGGGCGCCATCGCCTGTTTCGTTGCCGCCGTGGCGCGGCTGAAGGCGGAGGGTGGCCTCCGGGGCTCGCTGTCGCTGCTGATCACCGGCGACGAGGAAGGCCCGGCGGTGGACGGCACGGTCAAGGTGCTGGACTGGCTGGTGGCACGCGGCGAGCGCGTGGATTGCTGCATCGTCGGCGAGCCCACCAATCCCCGCAAGCTGGGCGACATGATGAAGATCGGCCGGCGCGGCAGCCTCAATTGCCGCCTCACCGTATTCGGGACGCAAGGGCATTCGGCCTATCCCCATCTGGCCGACAATCCCATTCCCCGCCTGCTGGACATCCTGCGCCGGCTGACCGAGGCACCGCTGGACGAGGGTACGCCCCACTTCCAGGCCTCGACCCTGGCGCTGACCACGGTGGACGTGGGCAACCCGGCCACCAACGTCATTCCCGCCGAGGCCCGCGCCGGATTCAACATCCGCTTCAACGACCTGCATTCCGGCGCCTCGCTGGAAAAGTGGATCAGGGACACCGTGGCCCAGGCCGGCGGCGAGGTGGAGGTCAAGGTCGAGGTCTCGGGCGAATCCTTCCTGACGCCGCCCGGCCCGCTGTCCGAGGCCCTGGCCCAGGCCGCCTTCGAGGTGACGGGGCTCGTGCCCGAGCTCTCCACCTCGGGCGGCACGTCGGATGCCCGCTTCATCAAGAACCACTGCCCGGTGGTGGAGTTCGGACTGGTCGGCCAGACCATGCACAAGTCGGACGAGCACGTGGCCGTCGCCGACATGGAAGCCCTGACCGAAATATACCGCCGCGTCCTGATCTGTCTGGCGGCGGCGTCATGA